One part of the Sorangiineae bacterium MSr11954 genome encodes these proteins:
- a CDS encoding DUF362 domain-containing protein: MAKAKVAVLKSKPQTILRDVERLCELAGMKQALGAGRTTILKDNISWHYPFPGANTTPWQLEGTILALKNAGFADISCVQNKTVVTNAFKGEDLNHYVPLFEKYGIPVLYNFRESDMKWLEYRPKARMHVLHKIFPEGIQIPDYFLGKNIVHLPTVKCHIYTTTTGAMKNAFGGLLATKRHYTHSWIHRTLVDLLAIQKEIHSGLFAIMDGTTAGNGPGPRTMIPVVKDYMLASADQVAIDAVAAKMMGFDPLSLEFIKVAHDDGLGVGDPRDIEIVGDDVSRESWGFTVGDNGASIVGDFMWFGPMKRFQKIFFHTPLVNVFIFGSEAYHDYYRWPLKDRKTFETWQRDTAWGRLFEAYARGEGAPPLQAQHGDDATA, encoded by the coding sequence ATGGCCAAGGCAAAGGTAGCCGTTCTCAAGAGCAAGCCGCAGACGATCCTCCGAGACGTGGAGCGCCTCTGCGAGCTCGCGGGGATGAAGCAGGCCCTCGGCGCGGGCCGCACGACCATCCTCAAGGACAATATCTCTTGGCACTATCCCTTCCCCGGGGCCAACACCACGCCCTGGCAGCTGGAGGGGACCATCCTCGCGCTCAAGAACGCAGGCTTCGCCGATATCTCCTGCGTGCAGAACAAAACGGTGGTGACGAACGCCTTCAAAGGGGAGGACCTGAATCACTACGTCCCCCTCTTCGAGAAGTACGGGATACCGGTGCTCTACAACTTCCGCGAGAGCGACATGAAGTGGTTGGAGTACCGGCCCAAGGCCCGTATGCACGTGCTCCACAAAATCTTTCCGGAGGGGATTCAAATCCCCGATTACTTCCTCGGAAAGAACATCGTGCACCTCCCGACGGTGAAGTGCCACATCTACACGACCACCACCGGCGCGATGAAGAACGCCTTCGGCGGCCTTTTGGCCACCAAGCGCCATTACACGCACTCCTGGATTCACCGCACCCTGGTCGATCTCCTGGCCATCCAAAAAGAGATCCACTCCGGCCTCTTCGCCATCATGGACGGCACCACCGCCGGCAACGGCCCCGGCCCGCGCACCATGATCCCGGTCGTCAAAGACTACATGCTGGCCTCGGCCGACCAAGTGGCCATCGACGCCGTCGCCGCCAAAATGATGGGCTTCGACCCGCTCTCCCTGGAGTTCATCAAGGTCGCCCACGACGACGGCCTGGGAGTGGGCGATCCGCGCGACATCGAGATCGTGGGCGACGATGTGTCGCGGGAGAGCTGGGGCTTCACCGTCGGCGACAACGGCGCCAGCATCGTGGGCGACTTCATGTGGTTCGGCCCCATGAAGCGCTTTCAAAAAATCTTCTTCCACACCCCCCTCGTGAACGTCTTCATCTTCGGCAGCGAGGCCTACCACGACTACTACCGCTGGCCGCTGAAGGACCGCAAAACCTTCGAAACGTGGCAGCGCGACACCGCGTGGGGCCGCCTCTTCGAAGCCTACGCCCGCGGCGAGGGCGCCCCACCGCTCCAGGCGCAGCACGGCGACGACGCCACGGCGTAG
- a CDS encoding cupin domain-containing protein codes for MPSLCYPFSRASYFFLLAIAMALLGCSDESASPAPGPDPVVYRSIQAESGTPCEGLPGCEGWVTRGDPKTGAAETLFRFKAGTVFAKHWHTSPEHVVGISGTMIWNVEGTGPHDVGAGDYLYYPSRAIHWGQCAPAADCVFFVYDDQAYDIHAAE; via the coding sequence ATGCCCTCCCTTTGCTACCCCTTCTCGCGCGCATCGTATTTTTTCCTGCTCGCCATCGCCATGGCCCTCCTCGGGTGCTCCGACGAGAGCGCATCCCCGGCCCCCGGCCCCGATCCCGTGGTCTACCGCTCCATCCAAGCGGAGAGCGGCACACCGTGCGAGGGCTTACCCGGGTGCGAAGGGTGGGTCACCCGCGGCGATCCCAAAACCGGCGCCGCCGAAACGCTCTTCCGCTTCAAAGCCGGCACCGTCTTCGCCAAGCACTGGCACACCAGCCCCGAACACGTCGTCGGCATCTCCGGCACCATGATCTGGAACGTCGAAGGCACCGGCCCTCACGACGTCGGCGCCGGCGACTACCTCTACTACCCGAGCCGCGCCATCCACTGGGGCCAATGCGCCCCCGCCGCCGACTGCGTCTTCTTCGTCTACGACGATCAGGCGTACGACATTCACGCGGCGGAGTAG
- a CDS encoding LysR family transcriptional regulator produces MIAVDELPSLALFARVVHHRSFSAAAEETGLAKSVVSRRVARLEKALGVRLLRRSTRTLSVTDEGLRVYEHAAALVAAATAAEQSVGPTVKRVQGVLRVNAPVTFAQMHLADAAAAFLAAYPEVELHLSTDNRAVDVVEDGFDVVVRIGQLRDSGLAARKLASDRLVVCGAPEYLARAGEPKTPDELLQHNCMHYEVVAHAAEWRFRGPGGAVIVPARGNFATTDGTVLCRAARAGLGLAVAPSFMVARDVAEGRLRTVLQDYPCSDIGIYALVAHRTYLPPRVRAFIDFLARRFARVRWSDAS; encoded by the coding sequence ATGATCGCCGTCGACGAGCTCCCGTCGCTTGCCCTCTTCGCGAGGGTCGTCCACCACCGCTCGTTCTCGGCCGCCGCCGAGGAGACGGGCCTCGCCAAGTCGGTGGTGAGCCGGCGGGTCGCGCGGCTCGAGAAGGCGCTGGGGGTGCGCCTCTTGAGGCGCTCGACGCGCACCCTCTCGGTGACGGACGAAGGGCTGCGCGTGTACGAGCACGCCGCCGCGTTGGTGGCCGCGGCGACGGCGGCGGAGCAGTCCGTCGGTCCTACGGTGAAGCGGGTGCAAGGGGTGCTTCGGGTCAATGCACCCGTGACCTTTGCGCAGATGCACCTCGCGGACGCCGCGGCCGCGTTCCTCGCCGCGTACCCGGAGGTGGAGCTGCACCTGTCGACCGACAACCGCGCCGTCGACGTGGTGGAGGATGGCTTCGACGTGGTCGTGCGCATCGGGCAGCTCCGCGACTCGGGCCTCGCCGCGCGCAAGCTCGCGAGCGACCGGCTCGTGGTGTGCGGCGCGCCCGAGTACCTCGCGCGCGCCGGTGAGCCAAAGACGCCCGACGAGCTCCTGCAGCACAATTGCATGCACTACGAGGTCGTCGCGCACGCGGCCGAGTGGCGCTTTCGCGGCCCGGGCGGCGCCGTGATCGTCCCCGCGCGCGGCAACTTCGCGACCACCGATGGCACGGTGCTCTGCAGGGCCGCGCGCGCGGGGCTCGGCTTGGCGGTCGCGCCATCGTTCATGGTCGCGCGCGATGTGGCGGAGGGGCGCTTGCGCACCGTGCTCCAGGATTATCCGTGCAGCGATATCGGCATTTATGCGCTGGTGGCGCATCGAACGTACTTGCCGCCGCGCGTGCGCGCGTTCATCGATTTTCTCGCCCGAAGGTTCGCGCGCGTTCGCTGGAGCGACGCTTCGTAG
- a CDS encoding MBL fold metallo-hydrolase — protein MRHICAHFVRSSFLLSLSAAIPACSSNGAAPDPGVPAASVEALRDSAAAWRLLESTLTDRPLAALTSFRYETKGSRYFPTEALLPNQRPLHVNDFTATGQWDVTGDRSRLDVSRQLTALGAMPPQAFSLILVGPLGRITGDEGVGQPPGNLPSDGSAAARREQRLLHPHLLVRDARREGKTVKLRGASIEHGEVFVDLALDDAVHPISFHIRLRDHELVSLSTKENNHLTRDIGLEITFAGWKTVGGFRIPAEVRMLEDGAVVHQEKRTKLEANVALPGSLFDLPGDPPAYDAAAAERAVRSHQTHQQYASFGFRNEGDGVQEEIGEVAVAPGATLLTGNTHNTMLIERANGLVLGEAPLYEQRSEALLRYVRTKHPGKPITHVIATHWHEDHAGGLRRFAALGATIVVSETTRDFFERIFAAPSTIVPDVMSSAPVKAKFLTVPSNAPLTLPDAVRPLVLYPIANTHAADMIAVHLPRERVLFEADLFSPPYPPYKNTWTRELYDAIAAQHIDVGTIAGVHGRTGSFEDLKAAAGVPR, from the coding sequence ATGCGTCACATTTGCGCGCATTTCGTTCGTTCTTCGTTCCTTCTATCCCTCTCCGCCGCCATCCCGGCGTGCAGCTCGAACGGCGCGGCGCCCGATCCAGGCGTCCCCGCGGCGAGCGTCGAAGCGCTCCGCGATAGCGCGGCCGCGTGGCGGCTGCTCGAGAGCACCTTGACGGATCGACCGCTCGCGGCGCTGACGAGCTTTCGCTACGAGACCAAAGGCTCGCGCTACTTTCCGACCGAGGCCCTCTTGCCGAATCAGCGGCCGCTCCACGTGAACGACTTCACCGCCACGGGGCAGTGGGACGTCACGGGCGACCGCAGCCGGCTCGATGTTTCGCGCCAGCTCACCGCGCTCGGCGCGATGCCGCCGCAGGCCTTTTCGCTGATCCTGGTGGGCCCGCTCGGCCGCATCACCGGAGACGAGGGCGTGGGCCAGCCCCCCGGCAATTTGCCCTCCGACGGCTCGGCGGCCGCGCGCCGCGAGCAGCGGCTCCTTCACCCGCACCTCCTCGTGCGCGACGCCCGGCGCGAAGGAAAAACGGTGAAGCTGCGGGGCGCGAGCATCGAGCACGGCGAGGTGTTCGTCGATCTCGCGCTCGACGATGCGGTGCACCCCATTTCGTTTCATATCCGGCTGCGCGATCACGAGCTCGTCTCCTTGAGCACCAAGGAGAACAACCACCTGACGCGGGATATCGGCCTGGAGATCACCTTCGCAGGCTGGAAGACCGTGGGCGGATTTCGCATCCCGGCCGAGGTGCGCATGCTCGAGGATGGCGCCGTCGTGCACCAGGAGAAGAGGACGAAGCTGGAAGCCAATGTCGCGCTCCCCGGATCGCTCTTCGACCTCCCGGGCGATCCCCCCGCCTACGACGCCGCGGCGGCCGAGCGCGCCGTCCGCAGCCATCAAACGCATCAGCAGTATGCGTCCTTTGGATTTCGAAATGAGGGGGACGGCGTGCAGGAGGAAATCGGGGAGGTCGCCGTCGCGCCGGGCGCCACGCTCCTCACGGGCAATACGCACAATACGATGCTCATCGAGCGCGCGAACGGGCTCGTCCTCGGCGAGGCTCCCCTCTACGAGCAGCGCAGCGAGGCGCTCCTTCGCTATGTGCGCACGAAGCACCCCGGAAAGCCCATTACGCACGTGATCGCGACCCACTGGCACGAAGACCATGCCGGGGGGCTGCGCCGTTTTGCGGCGCTCGGTGCCACCATCGTGGTGTCCGAGACCACGCGCGACTTCTTCGAGCGCATCTTCGCGGCGCCGTCGACCATCGTGCCCGACGTCATGAGCTCGGCCCCCGTCAAGGCGAAGTTCTTGACCGTCCCGTCGAACGCGCCCCTCACCTTGCCCGATGCCGTGCGCCCGCTGGTGCTCTACCCGATCGCGAACACCCACGCCGCCGACATGATCGCGGTGCATCTGCCGAGGGAGCGCGTCCTCTTCGAAGCGGATCTCTTTAGCCCGCCCTACCCGCCGTACAAAAACACCTGGACGCGCGAGCTGTACGACGCCATCGCGGCGCAGCATATCGACGTTGGAACGATCGCCGGCGTTCATGGCCGGACGGGCAGCTTCGAGGATCTGAAGGCGGCCGCGGGCGTCCCTCGTTAG
- a CDS encoding serine/threonine protein kinase — protein sequence MLGTIIGEKYRLERSIGTGGMGEVFEARHLVTGRAVAVKLLYRQLPAREAAASDRFRHEAYAAGSLDAEHIVQVFDAGTDRDTRRRYLVMQLLHGESLHEVIKRLGPLPCDLAMRIVGQAALGLAKAHAAGVIHRDVKPANVFLSVEADEIVVKVLDFGIAKVKELDGEADPAADPDAEPIVGSPHYMSPEQAQGLPTLDHRSDLFSLGAVLYKLLSGQTSHPSADTLVRLMYAICSEPARPVNEVAPWVPAEMAAIVARAMALAPARRFHSAGEMAHAIASLVGDLRIVPGDLVPLSPEVRAARAPLAPGSGRRLNLLNTDDAVSLSLRGWGPGSGSSSDVAARLRPKKGALGTAFLGAFATALALVAITGVWRSRTRAALEGADQAAAQAQTAMEAVKAPAKVDDTTTARTVWVRVQPPTADGVTVDGRRVNVTTSGYVDVVGELGSQHEVTLRVGGRTKSTPVVVTKEGAFPDTVALSDTSSGASDPSAAGSGKSKRRTKRPAAPEALNRGALERSAADLAAAELAAPPEPTPVPMLPFVPPSAGDAPSDALPPLQHTFEKKPFED from the coding sequence ATGCTCGGCACGATCATTGGTGAAAAGTACCGTCTCGAACGCTCCATCGGCACCGGTGGCATGGGCGAGGTGTTCGAGGCCCGCCACCTGGTGACGGGGCGCGCGGTGGCGGTGAAGCTGCTTTACCGGCAGCTCCCCGCCCGCGAAGCCGCGGCCAGCGACCGTTTTCGTCACGAGGCCTATGCGGCGGGCTCGCTCGACGCCGAGCACATCGTGCAAGTCTTCGACGCGGGCACCGATCGCGATACGCGCCGCCGTTACCTGGTGATGCAGCTCCTGCACGGCGAAAGCTTGCACGAAGTCATCAAGCGCCTAGGACCTTTGCCTTGTGATCTGGCCATGCGCATCGTGGGCCAGGCGGCCCTCGGCCTGGCCAAGGCGCACGCCGCCGGGGTGATCCACCGCGACGTCAAGCCGGCCAACGTTTTCCTCTCCGTCGAGGCCGATGAAATCGTGGTCAAGGTGCTCGATTTCGGCATCGCCAAGGTCAAAGAGCTCGACGGCGAGGCCGATCCCGCGGCCGATCCCGACGCGGAGCCCATCGTCGGCTCGCCGCACTACATGTCCCCGGAGCAGGCGCAGGGCCTCCCCACCCTGGATCACCGCAGCGATCTGTTCTCGCTCGGCGCCGTTCTGTACAAGCTCCTCTCCGGCCAGACCTCGCACCCGTCCGCCGACACCCTGGTGCGGCTGATGTACGCGATCTGTTCGGAGCCCGCGCGCCCCGTCAACGAAGTCGCCCCCTGGGTTCCCGCGGAGATGGCCGCCATCGTCGCACGCGCCATGGCGCTGGCGCCCGCCCGCCGCTTTCACTCCGCCGGCGAAATGGCGCACGCCATCGCGTCGCTGGTGGGCGATCTGCGCATCGTGCCCGGCGATCTGGTGCCGCTCTCGCCCGAGGTGCGGGCGGCCCGTGCGCCGTTGGCGCCGGGCTCCGGACGCCGTCTGAACCTTCTCAACACGGACGATGCGGTGTCGCTCTCGCTGCGGGGATGGGGTCCCGGCTCGGGCTCCAGCTCCGATGTCGCCGCGCGCCTGCGGCCGAAAAAGGGCGCGCTGGGCACGGCGTTCTTGGGCGCCTTTGCCACGGCGCTCGCCCTGGTGGCCATTACGGGCGTGTGGCGTTCGCGCACGCGGGCCGCGCTCGAGGGGGCGGACCAAGCCGCGGCGCAGGCGCAAACCGCGATGGAGGCGGTCAAGGCGCCCGCGAAGGTCGACGACACCACCACCGCGCGAACCGTGTGGGTGCGCGTGCAGCCACCCACGGCGGACGGCGTCACGGTCGATGGGCGTCGGGTCAACGTCACGACCAGCGGCTATGTCGATGTCGTGGGCGAGCTGGGGAGCCAGCACGAGGTGACCTTGCGCGTGGGGGGCCGCACCAAGAGCACCCCGGTGGTGGTCACCAAAGAGGGCGCCTTCCCGGACACCGTGGCCTTGTCGGACACCTCGTCGGGCGCGTCGGATCCGAGCGCCGCCGGATCGGGTAAATCGAAGCGCCGTACCAAGCGCCCCGCGGCGCCCGAGGCGCTGAACCGCGGGGCCCTGGAGCGCTCGGCGGCCGATCTCGCCGCCGCCGAGCTGGCCGCCCCGCCGGAGCCCACGCCCGTGCCGATGCTGCCGTTCGTTCCCCCGTCTGCGGGCGACGCTCCGTCCGATGCGCTCCCTCCGTTGCAGCATACGTTCGAGAAGAAGCCGTTCGAAGATTGA
- a CDS encoding ATP-binding cassette domain-containing protein: MILLESLTKRFGPKILFENVSMQFDPGKRYGLVGANGAGKSTLLKMLAGTEESDMGSISIPSSLRLGVLKQNHFAYDKERILDAVLMGNKALWDAMAEKEQLLAGEVTDEIGIRLGELEGVIAEENGYVAESEAAELLVGLGIPTPKHTDPMSTLPAGYKLRVLLAQVLFLRPDVLLLDEPTNHLDLDSIRWLEQFLVDYKGTLVIVSHDRHFLNAVATHIADIDYQTITVYTGNYSEFVEEKYETRQRAQAQNAAAKKKIAELQSFVDRFGSHASKSKQAQSRVKQIEKLEVKELKRSSLIRPFVRFEMDKPSGRDVLRVSEVTKAFGPEKKIFQGLSLNLNRGDKMAVIGPNGIGKSTLLKLIVGAFNGLDADTKKDTLAPESGEIRWGHDVSVGYFAQDHHEALGETAKGLTAYEWLYSFDKTATQEQIRSILGRLLFSGEAALKKIEALSGGESARLLLAKLLLCKHNVLVLDEPTNHLDIESIEGLLDGLKPFPGTVVVVSHDRHFVAESTNRVLELQPGEGGTGEKREAAKVVEFGGTYDEYLEREGRDYLRK, encoded by the coding sequence GTGATTCTCCTCGAAAGCCTCACCAAACGGTTCGGTCCCAAAATTCTGTTCGAGAACGTCTCGATGCAGTTCGACCCGGGCAAGCGATACGGCCTGGTCGGAGCGAACGGCGCCGGCAAGTCCACCTTGCTCAAGATGCTCGCGGGAACGGAAGAATCCGACATGGGATCCATCAGTATCCCGTCGTCGCTGCGGCTCGGAGTGCTCAAGCAAAATCACTTTGCGTACGATAAGGAGCGCATTCTCGACGCCGTTCTCATGGGCAACAAAGCGCTCTGGGATGCAATGGCCGAGAAGGAGCAACTCCTTGCAGGAGAAGTGACGGACGAGATCGGTATTCGTCTGGGCGAGCTCGAAGGGGTCATCGCGGAAGAAAACGGCTATGTCGCCGAGAGCGAGGCGGCGGAGCTCCTGGTCGGCCTGGGCATTCCCACGCCGAAGCACACCGACCCCATGAGCACCCTCCCCGCCGGCTACAAGCTGCGGGTGCTCCTGGCGCAGGTGCTCTTCCTCCGCCCCGACGTGCTCCTGCTCGACGAGCCGACCAACCACCTCGACCTCGACTCCATCCGCTGGCTGGAGCAATTCCTGGTCGACTACAAAGGCACCCTGGTGATCGTCTCCCACGACCGTCACTTCCTGAACGCGGTCGCCACCCACATCGCGGACATCGACTACCAAACGATCACCGTCTACACCGGCAATTATAGCGAATTCGTCGAAGAAAAGTACGAGACGCGCCAGCGCGCGCAGGCCCAGAACGCCGCCGCGAAGAAGAAGATCGCCGAGCTCCAGTCCTTCGTCGATCGCTTCGGATCGCACGCCTCGAAGAGCAAGCAGGCGCAATCGCGCGTAAAGCAAATCGAAAAGCTCGAGGTGAAGGAGCTGAAACGATCGAGCCTGATCCGCCCCTTCGTGCGCTTCGAGATGGACAAGCCGAGCGGGCGCGATGTGCTCCGCGTCAGCGAGGTGACGAAGGCTTTCGGCCCCGAGAAGAAGATCTTCCAGGGCCTGAGCCTCAATTTGAACCGCGGCGACAAGATGGCCGTCATCGGCCCGAACGGCATCGGCAAATCGACCTTGCTGAAGTTGATCGTCGGCGCCTTCAACGGCCTCGATGCCGACACCAAGAAGGACACCCTGGCGCCCGAATCGGGCGAAATCCGCTGGGGCCACGATGTGAGCGTCGGCTACTTCGCGCAGGACCACCACGAGGCCCTGGGGGAGACCGCCAAGGGTCTCACGGCCTACGAGTGGCTCTACTCCTTCGACAAGACCGCGACCCAGGAGCAAATCCGCTCCATCCTGGGGCGCCTCCTGTTCTCGGGCGAGGCCGCCCTCAAGAAGATCGAGGCCCTCTCCGGCGGCGAGTCGGCGCGCCTGCTGCTCGCGAAGCTTTTGCTCTGCAAACACAATGTCCTGGTCCTGGACGAACCGACCAACCACCTGGACATCGAATCGATCGAGGGCCTCTTGGACGGCCTGAAGCCGTTCCCCGGAACGGTGGTCGTCGTCAGCCACGACCGGCATTTCGTGGCCGAATCGACCAACCGCGTCCTCGAATTGCAGCCCGGCGAGGGCGGCACCGGCGAGAAGCGCGAGGCGGCCAAGGTGGTGGAATTCGGCGGCACCTACGACGAATATTTGGAACGCGAAGGCCGCGACTACCTGCGAAAATAA
- a CDS encoding serine/threonine protein kinase, giving the protein MKGPWTYVSGLLDLPRMNDPAERRASWRQAMATLARVSAENGPSPLDGLHPDALVRVVKVALGDDLLDDLDWLAPSASGAALYALAAALPPGPEQREVGRRVLARLNTANAETFVAMATRMALGSGKGLGTSAVRARVGLVLELPLALGVRDGPLAHGLCSSRELMREWIVIPSTGSLHARRMAARLLERAAREAATRAQQGDDHALRVFHASGLQEAWRRLLGDRESLVWRSIAVARGLLSPFFPELKKEVMVALTPEYTPTEWRRGATSLAAMVAVQPEPALRSAGKVIASGVLERDPGVAAAFAWGLARAAEAEPEAARTLLDRLVAEAGFDSAEAVAELLGEYGKVSFVERAAAKAISALARISSPDYLSRDDSAEALAREIARDLKRETRADPSLREQLAYALELFVSQGARQAYAAAREVLAGASAALDTLDALAQDEDEAAKGRGGTTARRTSLAVVRDLDITLLERHTLSDLLKLGGSDAARHEVQLDTVRERIASWILARETGPGAHETLRLRRLRALIHLVDSDVGSQDDPVRAANLRKRWCRIAASLIERFESGPPPELVRTLSAALARALDALVRAEAIEAVDALLVGVAVGDDLAQIALDDAVSGHDAHLRTLAEASMDPDLKHMFERYERFVAACEPMELHAQLGALEELARELFLHPSKRGEVFRKALVGLHAALVAIEEAPTLSALIDVGGEQGPIGALETHLATIQQLTRFARGRVELDRRASFSVLETATERHSKLSLVDESTPEILEEGLRVLVARVVSGAEQKLTREAVAGCEAELRKGVPPSIFRVVSAVLVSLHAAPVDSEVVDTPHIRGSTGRGPQSARLRSSPDPLPAWVPPRRTIGGFFIVKALGSGGSGSVFVVNRVEDRHDPNAERFALKVPDYSATAARTLSEQAFLELFRAEASALIALPTHKNLARFVTFDLAARPKPILVMELVEGVSFANVIDSRALDMQRCFAVLDDVLRGLEAMHRVGVGHLDLTPSNVVLRQGQDGVLVDFGLAGRHIRPGCATGPYGAPEVWGAGGENQPPTPQAADVYAFGCLAFEALTGVPLFQAPSEMALISAHISHDGLPPRLRALATRVGLAPLGEAIFWTLRRDPAQRPPVAQVRSNFAQVASRLSGLKWPLSI; this is encoded by the coding sequence GTGAAAGGACCGTGGACCTATGTCAGCGGCCTGCTCGATCTCCCGCGGATGAACGATCCCGCGGAGCGCCGCGCCTCCTGGCGCCAGGCCATGGCCACCCTCGCCCGCGTCAGCGCGGAAAATGGGCCCAGTCCGCTCGACGGGCTGCACCCCGACGCCCTGGTGCGGGTGGTGAAGGTCGCGCTCGGTGACGATTTGCTGGACGATCTGGACTGGCTCGCGCCCTCCGCCTCGGGGGCGGCGCTCTATGCGCTGGCGGCCGCGTTGCCGCCGGGGCCCGAGCAGCGGGAGGTGGGCCGGCGCGTTCTCGCCCGGTTGAACACGGCCAACGCCGAGACGTTCGTTGCCATGGCAACGCGCATGGCCCTCGGCTCGGGCAAAGGGCTGGGGACGTCGGCCGTTCGGGCCCGGGTGGGGCTGGTGCTGGAGCTTCCGCTGGCCTTGGGGGTCCGCGACGGTCCCTTGGCCCACGGGCTCTGTTCCTCGCGGGAGCTAATGCGCGAGTGGATCGTGATCCCCTCCACCGGCTCCTTGCACGCGCGGCGGATGGCGGCGCGTCTGCTCGAGCGGGCCGCGCGGGAGGCGGCCACGCGGGCCCAGCAAGGCGACGATCATGCGCTGCGCGTCTTTCACGCGAGCGGCCTGCAAGAGGCGTGGCGGCGGCTGCTCGGGGATCGCGAGTCGCTCGTATGGCGGTCCATCGCGGTGGCGCGCGGCCTTTTGTCGCCGTTTTTCCCCGAGTTGAAGAAGGAAGTGATGGTCGCGCTGACGCCGGAGTACACCCCCACCGAATGGCGCCGCGGTGCGACGTCGTTGGCGGCGATGGTGGCGGTGCAGCCGGAGCCCGCGCTGCGCTCGGCGGGCAAGGTCATTGCCAGCGGGGTGCTGGAGCGCGATCCGGGGGTGGCGGCCGCCTTTGCGTGGGGGCTCGCGCGCGCGGCCGAGGCGGAGCCCGAGGCGGCCCGCACCCTGCTCGACCGGCTCGTGGCCGAGGCAGGCTTCGACTCGGCGGAGGCGGTGGCCGAGCTTTTGGGCGAATACGGCAAGGTGTCGTTCGTGGAGCGCGCCGCGGCCAAGGCCATTTCCGCGCTGGCGCGCATCAGCAGCCCCGATTACCTCTCGCGCGACGACAGCGCCGAGGCGCTCGCCCGCGAAATTGCACGCGATTTGAAGCGCGAGACGCGGGCCGATCCCTCGCTGCGCGAGCAATTGGCGTATGCGCTGGAGCTCTTCGTCTCCCAAGGTGCGCGGCAAGCTTACGCGGCCGCGCGGGAGGTGCTCGCGGGGGCCAGCGCGGCGCTCGATACGCTCGACGCGCTGGCGCAAGACGAAGACGAGGCGGCGAAAGGTCGCGGCGGCACCACGGCCCGTCGCACCTCGTTGGCGGTGGTGCGCGACTTGGATATCACCTTGCTCGAGCGTCACACCTTGTCCGATCTGCTCAAGCTGGGCGGCTCCGATGCGGCGCGGCACGAGGTGCAGCTCGACACCGTGCGCGAGCGCATTGCGTCGTGGATCCTGGCGCGCGAGACCGGGCCTGGCGCGCACGAGACCTTGCGCCTTCGAAGGCTGCGGGCGCTGATTCACTTGGTCGACAGCGACGTGGGCTCGCAGGACGATCCGGTGCGGGCCGCGAACCTCCGCAAGCGCTGGTGCCGCATCGCCGCCTCGCTCATCGAGCGGTTCGAGTCGGGGCCGCCGCCGGAGCTGGTGCGCACGTTGTCGGCGGCGCTGGCGCGCGCGCTCGATGCGCTGGTGCGGGCCGAGGCCATCGAGGCGGTGGACGCGCTCTTGGTGGGGGTGGCCGTCGGCGACGATCTCGCGCAAATCGCGCTGGACGACGCGGTCTCCGGGCACGACGCGCACCTGCGCACCTTGGCCGAGGCCTCGATGGACCCGGACTTGAAGCACATGTTCGAGCGCTACGAGCGCTTCGTGGCCGCCTGCGAGCCCATGGAGCTCCACGCGCAGCTCGGCGCCTTGGAGGAGCTCGCGCGCGAGCTCTTTCTCCATCCCTCCAAGCGGGGCGAGGTGTTTCGCAAGGCGCTGGTCGGTCTGCACGCGGCGCTGGTGGCCATCGAGGAGGCGCCCACGCTCTCGGCGCTGATCGATGTGGGCGGGGAGCAGGGGCCCATCGGCGCGCTGGAGACGCACCTGGCCACCATTCAGCAGCTCACACGCTTTGCGCGCGGCCGGGTGGAGCTCGATCGCCGGGCGTCGTTCTCCGTCTTGGAGACGGCGACCGAGCGCCACTCGAAGCTCTCGCTGGTGGACGAATCGACCCCCGAGATCCTCGAGGAGGGGCTGCGGGTGCTGGTGGCGCGCGTGGTGTCGGGCGCCGAGCAAAAGCTGACGCGCGAGGCCGTCGCCGGGTGCGAGGCGGAGCTGCGAAAGGGCGTGCCGCCCTCGATTTTCCGGGTGGTCTCGGCGGTGCTGGTCTCGCTCCACGCGGCGCCGGTGGACAGCGAGGTGGTGGATACGCCGCACATCCGCGGGTCGACGGGGCGGGGACCGCAGTCGGCGCGCCTGCGCTCGAGCCCCGATCCGCTGCCCGCGTGGGTGCCGCCGCGCCGGACCATCGGCGGCTTCTTCATCGTCAAGGCGCTGGGCTCGGGGGGCTCCGGCAGCGTCTTCGTGGTCAACCGGGTCGAGGATCGGCACGATCCGAACGCGGAGCGATTTGCGCTCAAGGTGCCCGACTATTCGGCCACCGCCGCGCGCACCCTCTCCGAGCAGGCCTTCCTCGAGCTCTTTCGGGCCGAGGCCTCCGCGCTGATCGCGCTCCCGACGCACAAGAACCTCGCGCGCTTCGTGACGTTCGACTTGGCGGCGCGGCCCAAGCCCATCTTGGTGATGGAGCTGGTCGAAGGCGTCTCCTTCGCCAACGTGATCGACTCGCGTGCGCTCGACATGCAGCGCTGTTTTGCCGTGCTCGACGACGTCTTGCGCGGCTTGGAGGCGATGCACCGCGTGGGCGTGGGGCACCTCGATCTCACGCCGTCGAACGTGGTGCTGCGGCAGGGGCAAGACGGTGTGCTGGTGGACTTCGGCCTGGCGGGCCGGCACATTCGCCCGGGCTGCGCCACCGGGCCTTATGGTGCGCCCGAGGTGTGGGGCGCGGGGGGCGAAAATCAGCCTCCGACCCCGCAGGCGGCCGACGTGTATGCCTTTGGGTGCCTGGCCTTCGAAGCGCTCACGGGCGTCCCGCTCTTTCAAGCGCCCAGCGAGATGGCGCTGATCTCGGCGCACATCAGCCACGATGGTCTGCCGCCGCGGCTGCGCGCGCTCGCCACCCGGGTGGGCTTGGCGCCGCTGGGGGAGGCCATCTTCTGGACCTTGCGGCGCGATCCCGCGCAGAGGCCGCCCGTGGCCCAGGTGCGGAGCAATTTTGCGCAGGTCGCTTCGCGCTTGTCGGGCTTGAAGTGGCCTCTCTCGATCTAG